CGGCTGGTCGACGACATCACCAGCGAGGACGCCGAGGTCTCCCTGGAGGAGGCCTACCGGCGGCTTGCGGAGATCCGGCGTAACCGGCACCCGTACCCGGGCTGGGTGCTGACGGCGGCCGCCGGGCTGCTGGCCGGTTCGGCCTCCGTGCTGGTCGGCGGTGGGCCGCTGGTGTTCCTGGTGGCGGCGGCGGGCGCGATGCTCGGCGACCGGCTGGCCTGGCTGTGCGCCGGGCGCGGGCTGCCGGAGTTCTACCAGTTCACGGTGGCCGCGATGCCGCCCGCCGCGATGGGGGTGGCGCTGACGCTGACCCATTCGACGGACATCCGCCCGTCCGCGGTGATCACCGGTGGGCTGTTCGCGCTGCTGCCGGGGCGGGCGCTGGTGGCGGGGGTGCAGGACGGGCTGACCGGCTACTACATCACCGCCTCCGCCCGCCTGCTGGAGGTCATGTACTTCTTCATCGGTATCGTCGCCGGCGTGCTGATCGTGCTGTACCTGGGGCTGCAACTGGGGGCTCAGCTCAACCCCGAGGCCCGGTTCGTGGCGTATAACGAACCGGTGGTGCAGATCCTCGCCTCGATGGCGTTGAGCCTGGCCTTCGCGGTGCTGCTCCAGCAGGAGCGCTCGACCGTGCTGGCGGTCACCCTGAACGGTGGTGTCGCCTGGATCATCTTCGCGGCGATGGCCCGGACCGGGGAGATCTCGCCGGTCGCGGCGACGGCGGTGGCGGCCGGTCTGGTGGGGCTGTTCGGCCAGCTGTTCTCGCGCTACCGGTTCACCTCCTCGCTGCCGTACATCACGGCGGCGATCGGGCCGCTGCTGCCCGGTTCGGCGACGTACTTCGGTCTGCTGGGCGTGGCGCAGAACGAGCTGGACACCGGGCTCGCCTCGCTGTCCACGGCGGTCGCGACGGCGCTGGCCATCGCGATCGGGGTGAACCTGGGGAGCGAGATCTCGCGGCTGTTCATGGGGGTGCCGGGCGCGGTCGGCGGGGCGAGCCGCCGGGCGGCGAAGCGGACCAGGGGGTTCT
This DNA window, taken from Streptomyces griseus subsp. griseus, encodes the following:
- a CDS encoding threonine/serine ThrE exporter family protein, which encodes MVAESGGPEDQKPQSDEARSAFAPPAGTMQPVSPPEEDHPTSEFAIPTGVHHEAGGSGGSGGGSTGGPNSDTLSSAFTPPSSYNAQQAPPAFTPAQGIPMVKLTKEAPWQDRMRTMLRMPVTERPAPETVQRTDDETGPAVPRVLDLTLRIGELLLAGGEGAEDVEAAMFAVTRSYGLDRSEPTVTFTLLSISHQPSLVDDPVTASRTVRRRGTDYTRLAAVFRLVDDITSEDAEVSLEEAYRRLAEIRRNRHPYPGWVLTAAAGLLAGSASVLVGGGPLVFLVAAAGAMLGDRLAWLCAGRGLPEFYQFTVAAMPPAAMGVALTLTHSTDIRPSAVITGGLFALLPGRALVAGVQDGLTGYYITASARLLEVMYFFIGIVAGVLIVLYLGLQLGAQLNPEARFVAYNEPVVQILASMALSLAFAVLLQQERSTVLAVTLNGGVAWIIFAAMARTGEISPVAATAVAAGLVGLFGQLFSRYRFTSSLPYITAAIGPLLPGSATYFGLLGVAQNELDTGLASLSTAVATALAIAIGVNLGSEISRLFMGVPGAVGGASRRAAKRTRGF